The genomic region TCCGCCGTGCCACCGTTGGCGACTATCTTGTCGCGCACCGCCTCCAACGCGTCCAACCGGCGCGACTGGAGGATCACGGAAGCGCCCGCCTCCGCCAGCCCTTCGGCGATCGCCGCCCCCACGCCCTGGCCGGCGCCCGTCACCCAGGCGACCTTGCCCTGAAGCTGCCCGTCGACCACGCTCATCTCGTTTCCTCTCCTCGACGGTGTCCGTCACGAGCCAGCGTCGCGACGCCCCGCCGTCGACCACGCGCTGTCCCATGTGCACAAGCGCCTCTGCCGCCCGGCCATTTCCGCGGGGCGCCTCTTCGGTCATGGACCGTCCGATCGCGACGGAACACCGCAACCCCTTGCCACAGTGGGGATTGCGGACGGCGTGGCGTCCGTGCAGTTCAGGTTGGGCCGAACATCGACCGTCATCGCATTCGGCCTTGTGATCCTCGGCACAGTGTGCTCTCATCTGATACACAGTCGCAACATTTGTTTCACCGTATCAATGGCCTCGACCCCGAGGAGTGAACGTGGAACCAGTCAGCAGACGCAGGATGTTGCAGGTCGGTGGGGCCTTGGGCGCGCTCGGCGCGTTGAGTGCCACCACGTCAGCGCAGGCCGCACCATGGTCCTGGTCCCCAATGGGCTCGGTCGCGGGCGCCGGGGCGGGCACCGATCCGCGATGGGTGTGGGACGAGGAGGCCGACCCTCTGGTCGCCTCGCTGCTCGACAGGGGCGACGCGCCGTTGGTCAACCGGGTGCTGCGGACCTGGACCAGGAACGGGCAGCCGCTGCCGGACGGTCTGCCCGCTGACGTACACCAGTTCATCCAACGTGCCCGTCAGCTTCCGTCCTGGGTCGACCAGGGCAAGCTCGCCACCGCGGTGCAGTTCAACGAGAAGCGGGGGCTCTACCTCGGCGTCCTGTACGGTCTGGCCAGCGGCATGATGAGCACTGTCATTCCGAAGGAGGCCCGCGCCGTCTACTACTCCGAGGGCGGCGCGGACATGAAGGACCGCATCTCCAAAACGGCAAAGCTCGGGTACGACATCGGCACGGCCAACGCCTACCAGCCCACCGGCTCGATGATCGTGACGGCCGTCAAGACCCGGCTGGCCCACGCCGGCGTACGTCATCTCCTGCCGCAGTCGCCGAGGTGGGTGGCCGTCGCCCCGGAGGACATCCCGATCAGTCAGCGGGACATGATGGTCACGTGGCACAGCCTGCCGACCACTGTCATGCGCCAGCTGAATGCGTGGCGGGTTCCGATCCCCACCCGGGAGTCGACAGCATTCCTCCACCTGTGGCAGGTGGCCGCACACATGCTGGGCATCAAGGACGAGTACATCCCTGCCACGTGGAGTGAGGCCAACGCCCAGGCCGACCAGGTCCTCGACCCGGTGCTGGCACCGACCCCCGAGGGCATCGCGCTCGCGGACATCCTGCTCGACCTCGGCAAGGAGATCGACGCCGGCATCCTGAGCAAGCCCATCCTCGGCTCGTTCACGAGGTTCCTGCTCGGCAACCAGATCGCCAACTGGTTGCAGATCCCCCGGGAACCGCTCTGGGACACCTTGTTGCAGACGGCCTGGGGGCCGTTCATCGCCGTCCGGGAGGCGCTGCTTCCGCTTCCCCTCGCGCCGCCGTCGTACTGGCTCTTCGACGAGTTCCTGCGCAAGCTGGCCCTGCTCTTCCTGTCCGAGGGGCAGCAGATCAACATCGAGATCCCGCTCGGCAACCGTCCATCCTGATCGTGCACGTCGCAGTCGGGGACGCGGCCGGTGTCGCGTCCCCGACCCCTGCCGACGCACCGCACCCAGTTCGCGAGACAGCACACCGATCAGCAGTGAGAACGGCCATGGTGGAGCGCAATTCCCGGGGACGCTTCCCCGGGTACGTGCTGGCCGCGCCGGTGCTGGTGACCGCTGCGGAACTGGTGACGACCCCCGGTGCTGCCGCGCTGCCGTCGTCGGACCCGATGGAGCTGCTCGGCCTCAACGACATCATGACCGCCGTGGCGCTGACCACATCGGCACTGATCGCCGTCGAGGTCAGTGAGGACGGAACCGTCTCGATCGCGGTGCCGCGAGCCCTGATGGGGCAGACGGCCACCACCTCGACCGCCGCCCTGATCGCCGAGGAACTCTCTGTACCGCGCGGACGGATCCGCGTCGCACTTGCCGACGCCCGGCCGGAACGTGCGGGCACCCCGGCTGCCGGCGGGCCGTCCTATGCGCCGATCCGGGTCGCCGCTGCCATCGCCCGACAACGGCTCCTGAGGGCCGCGTCGACAATGTTCGACGTACCCCTCGGCGATCTGCGGCTGGAGGCCGGCTTCGTCACCGACGGCGCCGGCCGGAGGGTCGACATCGGCGCCCTCGCCACGAGGGCAGCCAGCCCGAGCACCCTCGCCGTGGCGGTGGAGCTCGCCCCGCGCGACGGTCGCACCTTCGTCGGCCATCCGGCGGTCGGGCCCGCGCGCGGGCGCTAGATCCCTTGACAGCGGAAGGTGTGCGCGGCCACACTAATTTTGCTAATTCGATTTAGCGCAGCATCAGGTCCAGAGAGTGCCGGAACGGGTCGTTATCGACGGGCGCGAGCCCGGGTGGCCCAGGAGGAGGCTCTTCACGTCCCACCACCACCAACCCGCGTCCCGTCCCCAGACGCCTTCAGCTCCGGTGGCTCCTCCGGTAGTGAGCCGAATCAAGCGCTGCGCCCCCGGTTGGGGCTCGATCAGTGCTGCCCTCAGTCGACAGTGTCCGAATAGAACCGTGGGTCTGAAAGGCCGTGATATGAGACTACAAAGGTGTGTGCTCAGATGAGGAAGGCGATCGGAAGGCGCGGGTTCGCGCGTGCGGTCGCGTTGCTCGCGTTCGCGTCACTCGGTGCCAGCGCGATCGTCTCCGCGCCGGCTGCCGCCGCCGCCACGACCGCGCTTGTGGAAGGTGCGACCGTCACTGCGGACAGCGCCTCACCGACCGGCTACACCGTCAGGTTCGTCTACCACAACCCCAACGCCACGCAGGTCCGCCTGGCCGGCGACCTGACGCTGCTCGACGTCGGCACCGGCACCACGCGGTACCAGCCGGAAGCCTGGCAGCCGGGTCGGTACCACTCCGGAGGCACCGAGTTCCTCAGGGACATGACCAGGGATTCCACGGGACGCTGGTCGGTCTCGCTCCCGCTGCACGCCGGCAGCCTCAGCTACTGGTACCGGGTCTGGGACCCCACCCAGGATTGGGTCAACAAGCGCATCTGGGACCCGGCCTCGACGAACCCCCGGCCCCCGGGCGAATCCTCGTTCCGGGTCCGCAACAACGACGTGCTCGACGCCGTGTACGTGCCGTACGCCGACAAGCAGAACGACCCGGTGCTGAAGGAGCGCGCGGAGTACGAGCTGCCAGTGGCGGACCCGTCGCGGCGGGGCACCGTCCGGTACATCCCCTACACCACGATCCTCGGCGACAGCGGCCACTACCTCGGTGTCTACCTGCCGCCGAACTACGACCCGAACCGCGCCCAGCCGTACAAGGTCGCGTATCTCGCCCACGGCATCTTCGGCGACGAGACCGACTTCATGGTCCCCGCGAACGTCCCGAACATCCTCGACAACATGACGGCCAAGGGCGAGATCGAGCCGACGGTGGTCGTCACCATGGGCAACCACTTCACGGGTACGAGCCTCGGGTTCGCCTCGTACAACCAGACCAACGCCGCGAACAACCTGGTCCAGACGATCCTGCCGCTGATCGAGTCCACCTACAACGTCTCCACCGAGCGGGAGGGGCGTGCCTACGGCGGGTTCTCCTACGGCGGGTCGACCGGCGGCTTCGTCATCCGTAACTACCCGACCACGTTCGGCTTCTACGGGCACTTCTCCGGCAACCCGTCCCTCACCCCGCAGGACTACGACAACATCGCCGCGGCGGTCGGCGACGACGATCTCTTCGTGTTTCTCGGCAACGGCGTCTTCGAGGGCAACCTCAACGCCCATAACGGCATCGCGAACAACTTCCGGGCCCGCGGGTACGACGCCTACACCACCCAGGTGCCCGGTGCGCACGACGGGATGACCGCCGGCCAACTGTTCACGATCTTCGCGCGGGACTTCCTGTGGTCGGGGGTCGACTCGGTGTCGGTGACCCCCGCGACCGAGACCCTGACGCGGGGCTGGAACTGGACCCGGCAGTTCGCCGCCCAGGTCACCACCAACGACGGGGTGAGCCCGGCGGTCACGTGGTCGGTCACGGGAGCGACGTCGGCGGGTACGACCATCTCCGCGGACGGTCGGCTCTCGGTGGCGGCGAACGAGACCGCTTCGGCGCTCACCGTCGTGGCGACGTCGGTGGTCGACCCGACCAAGGCGGGCACGGCAGGGGTCACCCTGACGCCCCCGGGCGCGGCACGGGTCGTGGTGAAGGCGAAGGCCGCGCCCGCGTCGATCGTCAGGGGTGGCACGTTCACACTGGACGTCGACCTGCGGGCGCAGACCCAGCACAAGAAGGCGCCGCAGGTGACAGGTGAGATCGCCGTGACCTTCGGTGGCAGCACGCAGGTGGTGTCGCTCACCGATGGCGCGGCCGTCGTCAACCTGCCGACCAGCGGCCTGTCGGCCGGGGGATACCCGGTCCACGTCGCCTACTCCGGCGACACGACCTACGCCTCCACCGCGGCCGTTCATCAGCAGCTGCGGGTGCGGTAGCCCTTCGGCATGGTGGGCCGGCGATCGCACTGTCGTCGGCCCACCATCAGCGGCGCCGTCCGGCCGGAGCCCCGAGTCGGGGCACGGCCCGGCGGCGTCTGACGATCAGGCGTCCGCCGTGGCGGCCAACGCGCGCAGGTCGCAGCCGGCGAGCGCGTCCGACTGGGGTACGTGGGCGAGGTCGGCCTCGGCGAGCCCGAGCCGGCCGTACGCGTTGTGCAGCGCCGCCACCACGGCGCCCAACGCGCCGGAGAGGTCCCCGAGTTCGGCGCTCTGGACGACCGCCGGGGCGGAGGGCACGATCTCCCTCAGCCGACTGCCCAATCGGCCGAGATCGGGTGTGAGCGCGTGGGAGATGCCGCCGCCGAGGACGATCACCTCGGGTTCGTAGGCCACCACGGCGGCGGTGAGGATGATCAGCAGTGCCTGCTCGACGTACTGCTTGACCGGCACCAGGCGGGGATCGGTGGAGTGGAAGACGTCTGCCGCGTTGTCGAACGGTAGGCCGAGGTCGCGGGCGCGGGCGAGGATTCCGGGCCCGGTGATGATCTGTTCGAGTGCGCCGCCCAGCGGGCCGGCCGGCAGGTGCCCGAACTCGCCCACCATGCCGCTGCGGCCCCGGAACAGCCGCCGTTCGATGGCGACGCCGGCACCGAGCCCGGCCCCGATCGTGAACATCACAGCTGTCTGCGTGTCGCGCGCCGCGCCGAAGCGCAGCTCACCCAGCAGCGCGTAGTTGGAGTCGTTGTCCACCTCGATGCCGGTGGCCAGCCGCTTCTCCAGCAGGCGGAGGAACTCCGGATCCTCGACCTGGGGAAGGTTCGGCGCGTTACGGACGGTGCGGTCGTGCTGCCGGACGGCACCGGGCAGCCCCACCGCCACGCAGTCGAGCCGGTCGAGATGATCGCCGACGGTCTGCCGGATGAGGTCGGCCAGCCAGTGGGCCAGCCGGGGGGCGTCGTAGTCGGCCGGGGTGGGGACCGTGCGGCCCACAAGCGGCGTGGCGGCGAGGTCGGCCACCACCAGGCGGACGTTGGAACCGCCGACGTCGACTCCGCAGACCACGCCCCGTCCGGCGGCGATCGCCACCCGTGTCGCCCGCCGGCCCCGGGTGGTGCTCGGGGTGCCGTCGGTCTCGGTCAGCAGCCCTTCGTCGAGGAGTTGTTCGACGATGCGTGACACCGTGGCGGGGGAGAGGTCGGTCTCCTGGCCGATGGCGGTGCGGGTCACCGGGCCGTGGGTGAGGACGTGCGTCAGCACCGTCGACCGGTTCGCGCGTCGCGGCGCCTGTGCTTCCACGTCCACCTCCCCTATTTCTTTCCGACCGAATGTTAAGGCTGCGCCCTGGCCGCCGCAACACCCGAGCGCGTGTCGGTTCGCCCGGCTCCAGGGATACCGCCGGTAGCCCGCGCTGTCGGCTGCATTTCCGTCGTAGCCGGACAGATACCCATCTTTGCGGTCGAACCGCGTGGCCGAAATCTCCGAGCGGGCCTCTTGACGGGTGTGAGCAGGGACGTTAATACTTTCACCCTGAACGGAAATAGAGGCCGCCGCCCCGCCGGTACGGACCGGAGCCGGGGTGACGGCACGGGTCCCTTGTCACGTGCCGTGCTGGTCACGTCGGAACCCCGTCTCAGTCCGGAGCCACCGGCTCCGGGCCCGTTGCTGTGGAGGGAAGAGCTATGAATCTCACCCGTAGGCGTGGGGCAGTTCTGGGCGCGATCTGCGCCCTGGCGCTCATGGTCAGCGCCTGCTCGAACGAGACGTCCGGTGATGACGGCGGCGCGTCGAGCGGCCCCCGGACCGAACCGAGCCTGTCGTTCGTCGGCCCCGGCGGGGAGACGCCGACCGCCGCCGACCAGCTCTCGCTGACCCCCGAGGAGCAGCAGAAGGTCAAGGACGGCAACTTCTCGGCCGCCTTCGTCTGGCACGAGGGTTCCGCGCTGACCAAGGCTGTGGAGTCCGGCGTCCGCAAGGAGTTCGACCAGCTCGGCATCAAGGTGCTGGCCAGCACCAGCGCCGAGTTCGACGCCGCCCGGCAGGCCAACAACCTGCAGACCGTCCTGGCGCTCAAGCCCGACCTGATCGTCACCATCGCTGTCGACCCCACCGCTGCCGCGGCGGCGTTCAAGCCCGCTGTCGACGCCGGCGTCAAGCTCGTCGTGATGACCACCCCGCCGAAGGGCTACAAGGCCGGGGAGCAGATCGTCGGCATCGTCACCGCCGACCTGACCGCGTTCGGTAAGGCCAACGCGGAAATGCTCGGCAAGGCGCTCGGCGGCAAGGGCAAGGTCGGCTACATCTACCACGACGCCGACTTCTGGTTCACCAACCAGCGGGACAAGGCGTTCAAGGACTGGCTGAACTTCCTCTACCCCGACATCAAGATCGTCGAGGAGGCCGGGTTCTCCGACCCGGCGCGGACCGAGGACATCGCGACCGCGATGCTGACCCGCCACTCCGACCTGAACGGCGTCTACGTCGCCTGGGCGACCGCCGCCGAGGGCGTGCTCGCCGCGACCCGGCAGCAGGGTCGCACCGACGTCAAGATCGTCACGAACGACCTGGAGGCGAACCTCGCCGCCGACATGGTCAAGGGCGGCAACATCGTCGGCGTCGTCGCCAACGGCTCCACCCGCCTCGGCCAGAACCTGGGCATCGTCGGCGCCTACGGGCTGCTCGGCAAGAAGGCTCCCGAGTTGGTCGTCGGATCGCCGATGGCCGCCACCAAGGAGAACATCGCCGAGGCCTGGCGCGACGACTACGGCCAGGAGCCGCCGGCCGAGGTGCGCGCCAACTAACTGCAGGTGACGCGAGGCCCGGGGTCTCTCCCCGACGGGACCCCGGGCCTCACTCCGGCCACGCGACACGGCCGGGTCCGCGAGCCCTCTGCGAAGCGCGATGGAAGGAAAAGCCAGATGGGGTACGTCCAGACAGTCCTCGGGCCAGTGGCCCCCGAGTCGCTCGGCCGGGTGCTGAGCCACGAGCACCTCGGCGCGCTGGTGCCCGGGCCGTGGCTGTCCGGCGGCGCCGGCGACGACCGCGCGGACCTCGCCGTCGACGCCGTCCGTGGCCTGCCGGAACTGGGCTTCGGCACGATCGTGGACCTGTCCCCGTACGAGGTGGTGGGCCACGACGTCACACTGCTGCGCGAGGTGGCCGAACGCACCGGCCTGCACGTCGTCGCCGGATCGGCGATCTACCTGGAGCCGTACTCGCCGGGCTGGGCGCTGAACGCCAGCGTGGACGAGATGCGGGAGCGGTTCGTCGCCGACGCCACGATCGGGGTGGGCGACACCGGAGTCAAGGTCGGCATCTTCGGCGAGCAGGCCACCGGGCTCAACGAGATCACCCCGCACGAGGAGAAGTGCCTACGTGCCGCCGCCCGCGCCCACGTGGCCACCGGGCTGTCGGTGAACACCCACACGACGCACGGCACGATGGCGCTGGAGCAGGTCGAGATTCTGCGCGAGGAGAAAGCCGACCTCTCCCGCATCGTCATCGGCCACCTGGACATCAACCCCGACCCGGACTACCTGCGGGCGGTGCTCGCGACCGGCGTCAACATCGCCTTCGACACCCTCGGCAAGCAGTTCTGGGACTTCGTGCTCGCCCCGCTGCCGGACAACCCGCCCGAGGGCGAGTTCGGCAAGCGGGCGTACCACAGGCCCGACCGCGCCCGCCTGGACATGCTCGCGGGGCTGGTCCGCGACGGGTACGCCGACCGGATCCTGCTCTCGATGGACCTGACCGGCGCGGAGGCGTACCTGAATCCGGGCACGCACGGCCGCCTCGGCTACTCGTACCTCGGTCAGGAGATCGTGCCGGGTCTCGCCCGGCTCGGTGTGCCGCCGGAGGCGCTCGACGCGATGCTGGTGGCCAACCCGGCCCGACTCCTGACGGTCGGCTGATGGCCGGCCACCCGAACCCGCGGTCCGACTCGACCGGGTACGTCGCCGGTGTGGACCTCGGCGGCACCAAGCTCCGGGCCGCGATCGCGGATCTCACCGGTCACATCGTGGCCGAGGACGTGCTGGCCACCGACCCGCGCGGAGGGCTGGCCGTCGCCGCGCAGATCGACGCGCTGCTGCGCGACCTCGCCGTCCGGGGTGGCGTTCCGTGGTCCGACGTCCGGGTCAGCGCTATCGGCCTGCCCGGTGCCCCGGACCCGGCCACCGGCACCGTCGACCTCTCCCCGAACGTCTCCGAACTCGGGTCCTTCGACATCCGGGCCGAGCTGACAAGCCGGCTGGGTCACAGGGTCGTGCTGGACAACGACGTCAACATGGCAGCCGCCGGAGAGCGGTGGCTGGGCAGCGGACGTACCCATCGGCATTTCGTCTTCGTGGCAGTCGGCACCGGGATCGGCATGGGCATCGTGCTCAACGGCGAACTGGTCCACGGCGCCCGGGGCGCGGCGGGGGAGATCTCCTACCTGCCACTGGGTACCGACCCGTTCGACCCCGCGAACCAGGTCCACGGCGCGTTGGAGCAGGCGGTGGCCGGCGCGGCCCTGGCCGCCCGCTACCGGGCGGTGAGCGGCGAGCAGGCAAGCGTGCCCGATGTCTTCGACAGGGCCGCGGCCGGCGACGAGGTCGCCCGGACGGCCATCGACGAGGAGGCCCGCTTCATCGCGTTGGCAATCGTCGCGGTCACCGCCGTCCTCGACCCGGAGGCGGTCGTCCTCGGCGGCGGGATCGGATCCCGGGTCGAGCTTGTCGATCCGGTCCGGCGCTGGGTCGCCGCGTTGAGCGCGGACGCCCCGGAGATCAAGACCAGTCTGCTCGGCGACCGCGCCGGCCTGCTCGGCGCCATCGCTGTCGCCCGTACCGAGGCCGGCGTCCACAGCGGTCCGCCGACCCACCACGACCTGCCCGCCCACCTCGGTTCGGCGGCGCGGCCCGTTGCGACCCAGCCCGGCTGGACCGCCTCTTTGGAAACAGCGGAGGGACGATAGATGACCCAGACCGATGCTGCGGTGAAGGCCAGAAGCGGGCCGGCCTGGAGCAGGTTCAACTGGCGCGACTACGTGGTCTACATCGGCTTCGCCGTCGTGTTCCTGTTCTTTGCCATCACGCAGGGCAGCAATGGCTTCCTCACCACAAGCAACCTCACGAACATCATCATCCAGACCGCGCCGATCACGGTCATGGCGGTCGGCCTGGTCTTCGTGCTGGCAGCCGGTGAGATCGACCTGTCCATCGGCTCGGTCGTCGCGCTCTCCGCGCTGGTCGGCGCGGTGACGTTGCGGGAGACCGACAGCATGCTGCTCGGCGCGGCGGCCGGGTTGCTCGCCGGCGCGGCGGTCGGCCTTGTCAACGGGGTCTTCGTCACCCTCGTGCGCCTGCCGTCCTTCCTTGTCACCCTCGCCACGATGGGTGCGGTGGCCGGTCTGGCCCGCGAGGTCACCGGCCTCCAGTCGGTGCCGGTCGGCAACGAAGCCTTCCTTGCGATCTTCGGCCAGGGCGAGATCTTCGGCATCCCCGGCCTGGTGCTCTGGTCGGTGGCGGCAGCGGTCGTCGGCTACCTCGTGCTGCGCCAGACCCGGTACGGCGCGCACACCCTCGCGATCGGCGACAACGTGGGCGCGGCCCGGGTCAGCGGCATCAACGTGGTCCGCGTCAAGATCATGGTGATGATGGGCAGCGCCATGTGCGCCGCAATGGCCGGTCTGCTCTACGCCGGCCGCTTGCAGGGCGCCCGGTACACCCTCGGCGAGGCCGACCTGATGACCGTGATCGCCGCGGTGATCGTCGGCGGGACCAGCCTGTTCGGCGGCAAGGGCTCCATCGTCGGAGCGCTGCTGGGCAGCCTGCTCATGGGCATGCTCAACAACGGCCTGATCCTGGCCGGGCTGTCCGTGTCCCAGCAGATGATGGCGCGCGGCGCGATCATCCTCGTTGCCGTCTCCGTCTCGCTGCGCGAGCGGCGCAGCTGACCCGGAAGGAAGCTGACGCATGTTTCTGGATCTGCTGCGACGCCGCAACCCGGGCCTCCTGGCCGCTGCCGCGGACCTGCACGGCACTGGTGAGCTGCCAACCAACTGCTACGCGCTGGACCTGGACACCGTGGCGACGAACGCTGCCGCCATCCGGCGTGAGGCCGACCGCCACGGGCTCTCCGCGTACGCGATGACCAAGCAGGTCGGGCGCAACCCCGACTTCTGCCGGACGATCCGCGACGCCGGCATCACCGAGGCCGTCGGCGTGGACCTGCAGTGCGCCCTGGCCGACCGGCGCGGCGGGCTCGGCATCGGTCACCTTGGTCACCTGGTGCAGATTCCCCGGCACGAGGCAGCCACCGCGGCCGCGCTCGCCCCGCGATTCTGGACGGTCTTCAACGACACAAAGGCCGGTGAGGCGGCGGCCGCCAGCGCCGCCGCCGGCCGGGAGCAGGCGCTGCTCGCCCGGATCAGCGCCCCCGGCGACCGCTTCTATCGCGGTCACGAGGGCGGCTACCCGGCCGACGAGATCGTCGCGGTCGCCGACCGGCTCGACGCCCTTCCCGGGGCACGGTTCGCCGGTGTCACGAGCTTCCCAACCCAACTGTTCGATCCGGCCGCCGGCCGCGTGGTGCCGACTGCGAACCTCGACACCCTGCGGACCGCCGCCGCCGCGTTGCGCGCCGCCGGGCGGTCCCACGTCGAGATCAACGCCCCGGGTACGACGTCCGCCGCAATCCTGGGCATGCTCGCCGAGGCTGGTGCCACGCAGGTCGAGCCCGGTCACGGGCTGACCGGCACGACGCCCTGGCACGCTGTCACCGACCTGGTCGAGGAGCCCGCCGTGCTCTACGTCAGCGAGGTGTCCCACCTGTGGGACGGTCGGGCGTACGTCTTCGGTGGCGGGCTCTACGTCGACCCCGTACTGGGTCTGGGCGGCACCCGCGCCCTGATCGTGCCCCGGGGCGGTGGTCTCGACGACGCGCACCTGGTCGACGTGGAGATGCCCGCGCCGGAGGCGATCGACTACTACGCGATGGCCGACGTCAGCGCGGTGCCGTCCGTCGCGCCCGGTGACACCGTCCTGTTCGGATTCCGCCCGCAGGTCTTCGTCACCCGGGCACTGACCGCAGGCGTGACCGGCGTGCGTTCCGGCGTTCCGGCTGTCACCGGCGTCTACGCCGCCGACGGGTCTACGCCGATCCGGCTCGACGACACCGACCCGCGCACCCACGCGACCGGCAGCACAGGGAGGGCATCATGAGCACTGTCACCCAGAACACCGTCCCGGCCGGCGACGCGGCCGGCACGGCCGCCCCACCGTTGCAGCTGCGCGACATCCGCAAGCAGTTCGGCGGGGTCGTCGCGATCGAGCGGTTCGACCTCGAACTGGCCGCCGGTCAGATCACCGCGCTGGTCGGCGACAACGGCGCCGGCAAGTCCACCCTCGTGAAGATCATTTCCGGGGTGTACCAGCCGACCGAGGGCGAACTGCGGATGCACGGCCGACCGGTGACGTTCCGGGACGCCTCCGACGCCCGCCGGCAGGGCGTCGAGGTGGTCTACCAGGACCTGGCCCTCGCCGACTCGCAGCCGGTCTACATGAACATGTTCCTCGGCCGGGAGTTGACCCGCGGCCCGCTGCGGCTGCTGGACCGCCGCCGGATGGCGCGGGAGACCCAGGAACTTGTGGACGCCCTGGACGTCCGCATCCCCAGCGCGAAGGCGACGATCAGGGACCTCTCCGGCGGGCAGCGTCAGGCGGTGGCGATCTGCCGAGCCACCCACTGGGCGAGCGGCCTGGTGTTGATGGACGAGCCGACCGCCGCGCTGGGGGTGGCCGAGACCGCCAAGGTGGAGCAGCTGATCATGAAGCTGCGGGAGCGGGGCGCGGCAGTCCTCGTCGTCAGCCACAACCTCGACCAGGTGTTCCGGATCGCCGACCGGGTGGCAGTGCTGCGCCGCGGCCGCCAGGTCGGTGTCCGCAACATCGAGGAGACCAGCCGCAACGAGATCGTCTCGATGATCACCGGTGCGTCGGACGAGGCCGAGCGGCAGTGAGCCCGGCTGCTGCTGGCGATCCGGGGCATCGCCAGCAGCAGCCGGCCGGGCTGATGCCTGACACCTCGCGGCCAGAAAACTTGTGCCCGTTGTCGTAGATATTCTCGACCGGGCCGGTTAATGTATCTCTCGTTGACAGCAGAGGAACGTAAAGACGCGGACGACCTGACCCGTTGCGAGGTCGCGACGGGCAGAGGGCGGGAAGCCGGCGCACAGCACCGCTTCCGCCCGCATGGCAGTGCAGGTATGCAAGCTCCGGTCGACATGACGGAGGGTCGCAGGTGGGGCCGAGGCACGTTCAGGGCTCCAGCTGACAGTTCGTCGCACGGGCGCGAGGCCATGAAGTTGCGTGGGGTCTCGACGCCAGCGAGCAGTTCAGGCAATGGAAGCAGAGGAAAGGGAGGGTTCTACACCGTTGGATCGCCCGCTGCCGGTCGCTGTTCGGGCCGGGCGGACACCGCAGTTTCCATCGAACGAGAGGTGGTCTCCGGTCACGCTTACGCGATCCTCGCAACCGACGTCTGCACAGCAGGCCGGTGCGGAAAGGACAAGCCGACGAACTCGTCGGTAGATGGTGTTTCAGACCCTGTAACCCTGGGCCCCGGCGCGTCAGCGCCGGGGCCCTCGACGTGGAGGTGAGATGGGCCAA from Micromonospora profundi harbors:
- a CDS encoding ROK family protein encodes the protein MAGHPNPRSDSTGYVAGVDLGGTKLRAAIADLTGHIVAEDVLATDPRGGLAVAAQIDALLRDLAVRGGVPWSDVRVSAIGLPGAPDPATGTVDLSPNVSELGSFDIRAELTSRLGHRVVLDNDVNMAAAGERWLGSGRTHRHFVFVAVGTGIGMGIVLNGELVHGARGAAGEISYLPLGTDPFDPANQVHGALEQAVAGAALAARYRAVSGEQASVPDVFDRAAAGDEVARTAIDEEARFIALAIVAVTAVLDPEAVVLGGGIGSRVELVDPVRRWVAALSADAPEIKTSLLGDRAGLLGAIAVARTEAGVHSGPPTHHDLPAHLGSAARPVATQPGWTASLETAEGR
- a CDS encoding ABC transporter permease; translation: MTQTDAAVKARSGPAWSRFNWRDYVVYIGFAVVFLFFAITQGSNGFLTTSNLTNIIIQTAPITVMAVGLVFVLAAGEIDLSIGSVVALSALVGAVTLRETDSMLLGAAAGLLAGAAVGLVNGVFVTLVRLPSFLVTLATMGAVAGLAREVTGLQSVPVGNEAFLAIFGQGEIFGIPGLVLWSVAAAVVGYLVLRQTRYGAHTLAIGDNVGAARVSGINVVRVKIMVMMGSAMCAAMAGLLYAGRLQGARYTLGEADLMTVIAAVIVGGTSLFGGKGSIVGALLGSLLMGMLNNGLILAGLSVSQQMMARGAIILVAVSVSLRERRS
- a CDS encoding alanine racemase, which codes for MFLDLLRRRNPGLLAAAADLHGTGELPTNCYALDLDTVATNAAAIRREADRHGLSAYAMTKQVGRNPDFCRTIRDAGITEAVGVDLQCALADRRGGLGIGHLGHLVQIPRHEAATAAALAPRFWTVFNDTKAGEAAAASAAAGREQALLARISAPGDRFYRGHEGGYPADEIVAVADRLDALPGARFAGVTSFPTQLFDPAAGRVVPTANLDTLRTAAAALRAAGRSHVEINAPGTTSAAILGMLAEAGATQVEPGHGLTGTTPWHAVTDLVEEPAVLYVSEVSHLWDGRAYVFGGGLYVDPVLGLGGTRALIVPRGGGLDDAHLVDVEMPAPEAIDYYAMADVSAVPSVAPGDTVLFGFRPQVFVTRALTAGVTGVRSGVPAVTGVYAADGSTPIRLDDTDPRTHATGSTGRAS
- a CDS encoding ATP-binding cassette domain-containing protein yields the protein MSTVTQNTVPAGDAAGTAAPPLQLRDIRKQFGGVVAIERFDLELAAGQITALVGDNGAGKSTLVKIISGVYQPTEGELRMHGRPVTFRDASDARRQGVEVVYQDLALADSQPVYMNMFLGRELTRGPLRLLDRRRMARETQELVDALDVRIPSAKATIRDLSGGQRQAVAICRATHWASGLVLMDEPTAALGVAETAKVEQLIMKLRERGAAVLVVSHNLDQVFRIADRVAVLRRGRQVGVRNIEETSRNEIVSMITGASDEAERQ